A DNA window from Flavisolibacter ginsenosidimutans contains the following coding sequences:
- a CDS encoding rhomboid family intramembrane serine protease, producing MEQSLVTLLLVAATVFISYKGFKNPRLMERYCFDVDKVLAQKEYLRVISSGFLHTGWLHLVFNMIVLLGFGTMLEPMIGGIKVLLIYFLSMIGGELLALLVHKSHSDYTSVGASGAVNGIVYATIALFPNMPFGFFFLPLSLPAWVFGLGYVLFSIYGIKARWGNAAHTSHLGGAIVGLLIAVALYPETAASNYLPILLIALPTIAFIVFVLYKPESLLLDSFSKKQKHYSIDQEYNYRKAQERAGIDSILEKIHRKGLKSLTKREKEALEEYSRANK from the coding sequence ATGGAACAATCGCTTGTTACCCTTTTACTCGTTGCCGCTACGGTTTTTATTTCGTACAAAGGCTTTAAGAATCCGCGTTTGATGGAGCGTTATTGTTTTGATGTGGACAAGGTTCTTGCTCAAAAAGAATACCTCCGCGTTATCAGTTCCGGCTTCCTGCACACTGGTTGGCTGCACCTCGTCTTTAACATGATCGTGCTACTCGGTTTCGGTACGATGCTTGAACCGATGATTGGCGGAATTAAAGTTTTGCTCATTTATTTTTTGAGCATGATTGGCGGCGAACTGCTTGCCCTGCTTGTCCATAAATCCCACAGCGATTATACATCAGTGGGTGCGTCCGGCGCGGTAAATGGTATTGTGTACGCAACCATCGCCCTTTTTCCCAACATGCCCTTTGGCTTTTTCTTTTTGCCGCTCTCGCTTCCGGCTTGGGTTTTTGGTTTGGGCTATGTGCTCTTTAGCATCTACGGCATCAAAGCAAGGTGGGGCAACGCGGCGCACACCTCGCATCTTGGCGGCGCAATCGTGGGTTTGTTGATTGCCGTTGCACTTTATCCCGAAACTGCCGCAAGCAATTACTTGCCAATACTGCTGATTGCCTTACCGACAATCGCCTTTATTGTTTTTGTTCTTTACAAACCCGAAAGCCTCCTCCTTGATTCGTTTTCAAAAAAGCAAAAGCATTATTCAATTGACCAGGAATACAATTACCGCAAGGCACAAGAGCGGGCCGGTATTGACAGCATTCTTGAAAAAATTCACCGCAAGGGCCTGAAG
- a CDS encoding DUF1572 family protein, whose amino-acid sequence MKNTHEIARRFREVILNGTWVANTNYKHQLTGLSWELATAKSESLNTIALLVQHIHYYINGIKNVFTGGNLEIRDQYSFDFAPVRSQREWEDFLTGFFNDAEELTSLIEQMPEEKLNAVFVDEKYGTYQRNIDGMIEHSYYHLGQIVLLKKILANRR is encoded by the coding sequence ATGAAGAATACGCATGAAATTGCCAGGCGTTTTCGGGAAGTAATTCTTAACGGCACATGGGTTGCCAACACCAATTACAAGCACCAGTTGACGGGCCTAAGCTGGGAACTGGCTACAGCCAAATCTGAATCCTTGAACACGATTGCCCTTCTTGTTCAACACATCCATTATTACATTAACGGAATAAAGAACGTTTTTACAGGCGGCAACCTCGAAATAAGAGACCAATACAGTTTTGATTTTGCGCCGGTTCGGTCACAAAGAGAATGGGAAGATTTTTTGACCGGCTTCTTCAACGATGCCGAAGAACTTACTTCCTTGATTGAACAAATGCCCGAAGAAAAATTAAACGCTGTTTTTGTTGACGAAAAGTACGGCACCTATCAGCGAAACATAGACGGTATGATTGAACACAGTTACTACCATTTAGGGCAAATCGTCTTGCTCAAAAAAATCTTAGCAAACCGCCGTTAA